The Spirochaetota bacterium DNA segment ATAGATATTAAGGAAGTAACTTGGTTTAGTGTACTGATAATTGTAATATTTCTTGAATTGTTCATTACCATCAGCATAATCTAAATAATCTTTGTAGGTGTCAAATTGATGATAAGTAACTCCGTCAAATAATGTTAATTTTTCCTTTGCTGTGTCAGCACCTATACCAAAGAAGTTGGCATTGATCTTTTTATCATAGGCTACTGAAGTGATGATCCTGAATTTTGTTCCCATTATATAGGGCATATCAAGATTTACTTCATGGTACTGATATCCATTAGTTGTCTGATAAAACTGAGCATATAACTGCATTTTATAGGGAGCATACGCAAAGTACTCCTCATCCCTTGTTCCATTGTTATACAGATACGCCCGCACCCCATATCCAAAACCATTGTCGCTGTCATAGTTAAGTAGAGGTAATCCAGTTGGATACCAGCCTTCTTTTTTCTTTGCCAGGTCTTCATCAGAAAGCTTTGCAGCAAAAGAAGGCATAGATATTGCCAGTGACAGAAGCAAAATAAAACTCAATAAAACGCTTTTTTTCATTGGCGCACTCCTTTATTTAGATTTTAAAAATATTATTTAAATTTATGATTAAGCTACAATATTAGTTATGTAAAAGTCAAGTAGATTTTGTTTTATTTATCGATATCGATATATATTATTAAAAAATTTCGCCCTCTTCCTATTTATATTGTCCATCCAATTTGGATGATCATTTTTTATTTAAAGGCATACACTACCATTGAACTGGTAGCGGCAAAGTTACTAACGTGTAGTTTGCTCAGGTAATGATATCCTGCTATACGAAGCCAGCTTTTATAATCTTTCATTTTTGAAAAATTCATTCGTGATTTTAACAATTTTGGTAATAATCCAAAATCAACTGGCTGATATACTTTTATTCTTTTAAAACCAACCTTTTGTAAGGTTTCAGTGAGATTTTTTTTAGTAAAGTAAGAAAAATGTCCCGGTAAAAAATATCCATATTGTTCTTTTTGCAATACTGCCTGTAACCCATCCATATTAGCTGTTTGTATCACCAGTAATCCTCCAGTAATACATAGTTGGTAGCATTCAATTAATGCCTCCAGAGGATTTTGAATATGCTCAAGTACTTCGATCATCGTTATCACAGAAAAAGTATTATGAGCAAATGGGTGATCTGAAAGTGTACCGCAATGAATATAATCTTTGCCAAAACGACGTTGTGCATATTTTGCGGAATAGTGCGATGGTTCTATACCGTATACCGTGTAATACTTTGAGGCAGCATTTAAAAAGCCTCCAAACGAACATCCTACATCAAGAAAATTTCCAGCTGCAACATATTTACGTATAGTTTTTAACCGTGCATCCCATACAAACTTTGCATACTGTTCAGCCTTTCTTTCATCATAATATGTATAATCTGCCTTACCGGTGTAGTATCCTTCTTGATACAGTTTAGAGATACTTTCCTTTGAAAGTGGTGGGTTCATAAAAATAAACTTGCAAGATGTGCACTTATAAACGGTAAATGGTGGATTACAATGAGCTATCGAATATAAAAAAGAAATTGAATGACTTTTACATAATGGGCATTTGTGGAGCAGTGGTTCAAAATGAAATTCTTTTTTCATACTTGTGCGTAGAAGTACCAGTGTGATAATTTTTTTGTAAGATCATCCAATAGTGTACGTTCCATTAGTCCAATATGATATTCGCTAAATACGTTGAGGTATGTCTTAACTTCTTCTAAGGAATATAGTGAAACAACTGCACCTTTAATATCAGTAAGATCTGTTTCCCAAATATTGTTTCCAAGGTGTTTACCCCTTGCTATATAGGTATCATTTTCACTTCGCAGTGTGCCAAACAATACTCCATGAGGTGCAAGAATACGTTTAATTTCATGCAACATCACTGGAAGCATGTCTTTTTTTGCGTAATGCAGTGATCCCCAGGCAACAGCAATATCAAATGAGCTATCGCCAAATGGAAGATTTTGGATTTCAGCCTGCACAAAATCTGCATGTAAAACTTTTTTGCTCTGTACAAGTGCATTAAAGCTGATGTCAATGCCAACTACGTAATTGCATCCAAATTCATACAGAAGCTTAATATGCCTTCCCGTGCCACATCCCACATCAATTGCCCTGGCTTTATTGGCTGCATGTTTTGAAAGCATCCGTACAAGCTGTTCGTCAGGATATAGAAGCACTGAAGCATCACGAGTATAGTGTGTATTCCAACGCTTTGTTGTAGTATCCATTGTCATTCAATAATGATGTGCATCTGTTCAAGTATTGTGTCGGCTGTTTGCATGGCTTTTTCAACTGTTTTTCCTTTGGTAACTATCACTCCTACGCGTTGGTGGTTAGTTTTTGGGTACGTTATTGTGTCACCAATTTGTTTAAAAATTTCGGCATGAATACAATTTTTATTGTTAGGTATTGTATATGACACAAGCTTTCCATTAGTTCCCATAATATATTTAACAATTGCGGCTTTTGACGTTTGCCCGGGAGTATGTATATGTCCAGTTGTAATTGCTTGTACAAATGATTTGAATATATTGTACTGTAAACGAGCAGGGATAGCATAATCAGCTAAATATTCACCACCAAATTCACATGCAGCTTCTATCAAATAAATAGAGTTATTTTTAATAATGCATTCCATTAAGAGTGGAGTTGACTGTAATGAAAATACATTTGCTATTTTTTGGCCAAGTAGTTTGATATCGTTATACATTGTAAAATAGCGTGACGGCAATATATGCATTCTATCAACAAAATATGGTTTTGCATTCAATATCTTATCACTGATATCACTTATATAATATATTCCATTGTGGACAAATCCAATCACAATAATTTCATCGCCATCAATGTATTCTTCAGTGAGCACAGTATCTTGTGGGTTATTCATCATGAACAAACGCAATTCATGGTAACTATCAATGAGCTTTACACTTTGTTTAGCATGCCCTTTTAAAGGTTTTACAATACAGGGGAATGATACATTTTTGTATTTGCTAAGATCTTTTTTATACAGAAGCAATCCATACGGCATTGGTATAGTATTCTTTATGGCGATAGCTCTAAAATCAGCTTTATTGATAATAGTATCAATAGTATGAAAATCTATATATGGTAATTTAAATTGCTGGCAAAGGTAGGCTACTGTTTTTAATGCTTCGCCGTATGTTCTGCTTACAACTGCAGCTACATCATCAAATACCAGCACATCCTTTAATAACAGATATATTTCATGATAATTGTAGATTGACTCTATAATTTTAATATCGCAATATTTGAAACCTTCCGCCAAAGGATTTTTATCAATACCGATTACTTTATATCCTAAATCTTTACATGATACTATTAGCGGTATTTGATTTTTCCCTGCTCCAATTGATACTATAAACATGATTAAATTATGATTATTATTATTTTTTATATATTATTCAAATAGCCATTCTACGACCATTGAAATTATACTAATTATTATAGATGATAGTAATGCTGATAAAAACGAGTCAATAAAAATTCCTTTAACCATAAATGAAACAAGATATAACAGTACAGCATTAATAACAAACGTGAATAAACCTAACGTAAGCAAAT contains these protein-coding regions:
- a CDS encoding class I SAM-dependent methyltransferase, with the protein product MNPPLSKESISKLYQEGYYTGKADYTYYDERKAEQYAKFVWDARLKTIRKYVAAGNFLDVGCSFGGFLNAASKYYTVYGIEPSHYSAKYAQRRFGKDYIHCGTLSDHPFAHNTFSVITMIEVLEHIQNPLEALIECYQLCITGGLLVIQTANMDGLQAVLQKEQYGYFLPGHFSYFTKKNLTETLQKVGFKRIKVYQPVDFGLLPKLLKSRMNFSKMKDYKSWLRIAGYHYLSKLHVSNFAATSSMVVYAFK
- a CDS encoding class I SAM-dependent methyltransferase, which encodes MDTTTKRWNTHYTRDASVLLYPDEQLVRMLSKHAANKARAIDVGCGTGRHIKLLYEFGCNYVVGIDISFNALVQSKKVLHADFVQAEIQNLPFGDSSFDIAVAWGSLHYAKKDMLPVMLHEIKRILAPHGVLFGTLRSENDTYIARGKHLGNNIWETDLTDIKGAVVSLYSLEEVKTYLNVFSEYHIGLMERTLLDDLTKKLSHWYFYAQV
- a CDS encoding ATP-grasp domain-containing protein; protein product: MFIVSIGAGKNQIPLIVSCKDLGYKVIGIDKNPLAEGFKYCDIKIIESIYNYHEIYLLLKDVLVFDDVAAVVSRTYGEALKTVAYLCQQFKLPYIDFHTIDTIINKADFRAIAIKNTIPMPYGLLLYKKDLSKYKNVSFPCIVKPLKGHAKQSVKLIDSYHELRLFMMNNPQDTVLTEEYIDGDEIIVIGFVHNGIYYISDISDKILNAKPYFVDRMHILPSRYFTMYNDIKLLGQKIANVFSLQSTPLLMECIIKNNSIYLIEAACEFGGEYLADYAIPARLQYNIFKSFVQAITTGHIHTPGQTSKAAIVKYIMGTNGKLVSYTIPNNKNCIHAEIFKQIGDTITYPKTNHQRVGVIVTKGKTVEKAMQTADTILEQMHIIIE